The following proteins come from a genomic window of Lolium rigidum isolate FL_2022 chromosome 5, APGP_CSIRO_Lrig_0.1, whole genome shotgun sequence:
- the LOC124651432 gene encoding universal stress protein PHOS32-like, with protein MVLGIDDSEHSYYALEWTMHHFFAPGQTQQYHLVVVSAKPPAAAVIGIAGIGTAELLPRVELDLKRASARVIEKAKEHCSHVRIYLLYEVKEGDARNVLCEAVERHHADMLVVGSHGYGAFKRAVLGSVSDYCTHHAHCTVMIVKKQKHHKK; from the exons atggttctTGGGATCGACGACAGCGAGCACAGCTACTACGCGCTGGAGTGGACGATGCACCACTTCTTCGCCCCAGGCCAGACGCAGCAGTACCACCTCGTCGTGGTCAGCGCcaagccgcccgccgccgccgtcatcgGCATCGCCGGCATCGGCACCGCCGAGCTGCTCCCGAGGGTGGAGCTCGACCTCAAACGCGCCTCCGCGAGAGTCATCGAAAAGGCCAAGGAGCACTGCTCCCATGTACGTATATATCTACT CTATGAAGTGAAGGAGGGGGACGCGAGGAATGTGCTGTGCGAGGCGGTCGAGAGGCACCATGCGGACATGCTCGTCGTGGGCAGCCATGGCTACGGGGCATTCAAAAG GGCAGTCCTTGGGAGCGTGAGCGACTACTGCACCCACCACGCGCACTGCACCGTCATGATAGTCAAGAAGCAAAAGCACCACAAGAAATAA